In a single window of the Hippoglossus hippoglossus isolate fHipHip1 chromosome 7, fHipHip1.pri, whole genome shotgun sequence genome:
- the ccm2l gene encoding cerebral cavernous malformations 2 protein-like isoform X2 → MDYEPKKSKKGFVSPIKRLVWSKSRRRSVDRGSVYRRPLHTVPLYPPDYVIHPERLIFDYVEKEVKFLGHLTWVSVTLNPSSRDELLQLLDTARQLKVLPLRTSVDQDCILSLSARCLLLTWRDNEKLLLRVPTHEIAAASYLRDDALHLLVLKTGLNVDTVVAGDDSLDRKKPTAIDGRRQTMSCNADPRPAGGTMERRHTICGVDWRPSLSRSNHEKNPSVVTPGGGGGERGGGGSLERKRVGGSWERRQQTRKPGGSWENRRARPVSGSWGVGGGGAGSWERRHGGGGGGGGSWERRGGGGGSWERRQACTGSWERGKSYGSWERRNHNPLEPTPCPDAYCNLVILAVENRDAAEEYCSLICQMFQIIYGHQTIECVDRAGFHHTMPDRYWLQRSDSCLSDSSFSYDPEFSCCSSYDGSQEAFELYYSESSSVSLQESRHSLTSASDPGESNPALLLMHEYMITLRNKLSAVELQQFAVLLREYRLGSNIHHFCSELLQLYGDDHKFLLLGMRPFIPDKDVGVFESFLESIGIREGGILTDSFGRIKRSMSSTSATAMRGYDNSSHASGSQEFNRRISDIAHDIQALGFQDTHGDIEEEDYYL, encoded by the exons ATGGACTATGAACCAAAGAAATCCAAAAAG GGTTTTGTCTCCCCCATTAAGCGGTTGGTTTGGTCCAAGTCCCGTCGCAGGTCTGTGGATCGAGGCAGCGTTTACCGCCGCCCGCTGCACACCGTCCCCCTGTATCCCCCCGACTACGTCATCCACCCGGAGAGACTGATCTTCGACTATGTGGAGAAGGAGGTCAAg TTCCTTGGTCACCTGACCTGGGTGTCGGTCACACTGAATCCCTCCAGTCGAGATGAACTCTTACAACTACTGGATACAGCCAGG CAGCTGAAGGTTCTGCCGTTGAGGACCAGTGTGGACCAGGACTGTATTCTGAGTCTGTCCGCTCGTTGTCTCCTGCTGACGTGGAGGGACAACGAGAAGCTGCTGTTGAGGGTTCCAACTCATGAGATCGCTGCTGCCTCCTACCTGAGAGACGACGCACTGCACCTGCTGGTCCTCAAGACGG GTCTGAACGTGGACACTGTGGTTGCCGGGGACGATAGCCTAGACAGGAAAAAGCCGACAGCCATCGATGGGCGACGTCAAACAATGAGCTGCAATGCCGACCCGCGGCCAGCCGGGGGCACAATGGAGCGGCGACACACCATCTGTGGAGTGGACTGGAGGCCGTCACTGTCCAGGAGTAACCACGAGAAAAACCCGAGCGTGGTTACTcctgggggtggagggggggagagagggggaggaggtagtctggagaggaagagggtgggAGGCAGCTGGGAGAGGAGGCAGCAAACACGTAAACCTGGAGGCAGCTGGGAAAACCGCAGGGCGAGGCCTGTGAGCGGGAGctggggggtgggagggggaggagcGGGGAGCTGGGAGAGGAGgcatggaggagggggaggaggaggggggagctgggagaggagaggaggaggaggaggaagctgggaGCGACGGCAGGCCTGCACAGGAAGCTGGGAGCGGGGGAAGAGCTACGGCAGCTGGGAGAGGAGGAACCACAACCCGCTGGAGCCCACGCCCTGTCCGGACGCCTACTGCAACCTGGTGATCCTGGCTGTGGAGAACAGG gacgCTGCAGAGGAATACTGTTCTCTGATTTGTCAGATGTTCCAGATTATTTATGGCCATCAGACCATCGAGTGTGTGGACAGGGCGGGGTTTCACCACACCATGCCGGACCGCTATTGGCTGCAGAGGA gtgACAGTTGTTTGAGCGACAGTTCGTTCAGTTATGATCCAgagttcagctgctgcagctctta tGACGGCTCCCAGGAAGCATTTGAGCTCTACTACAGTGAGAGTtcctcagtgtctctgcagGAGTCTCGTCACAGTCTGACCTCGGCCAGTGACCCCGGAGAAAGTAACCCCGCCCTGCTGCTGATGCACGAGTACATGATCACG ctgAGAAACAAGCTGAgtgcagtggagctgcagcagttcGCTGTGTTACTGAGAGAATACAGACTGGGATCAAACATCCATCACTTTtgctctgagctgctgcagctgtacGGAGACGACCACAAGTTCCTGCTACTGG gcATGCGTCCATTCATCCCAGACAAAGATGTTGGAGTGTTTGAGAGTTTCCTGGAGAGCATTGGGATCCGAGAGGGCGGGATTTTAACCGACAGCTTTGGACGCATCAAACGCAGCATGAGCAGCACATCAGCCACGGCCATGAGAGG GTACGACAACTCCTCTCACGCCTCAGGATCTCAGGAATTCAACCGACGCATCTCGGACATCGCCCACGACATCCAGGCGCTCGGCTTCCAGGACACACACGGAGACATCGAGGAGGAGGACTACTACCTCTGA
- the ccm2l gene encoding cerebral cavernous malformations 2 protein-like isoform X1, which produces MDYEPKKSKKGFVSPIKRLVWSKSRRRSVDRGSVYRRPLHTVPLYPPDYVIHPERLIFDYVEKEVKFLGHLTWVSVTLNPSSRDELLQLLDTARQLKVLPLRTSVDQDCILSLSARCLLLTWRDNEKLLLRVPTHEIAAASYLRDDALHLLVLKTGLNVDTVVAGDDSLDRKKPTAIDGRRQTMSCNADPRPAGGTMERRHTICGVDWRPSLSRSNHEKNPSVVTPGGGGGERGGGGSLERKRVGGSWERRQQTRKPGGSWENRRARPVSGSWGVGGGGAGSWERRHGGGGGGGGSWERRGGGGGSWERRQACTGSWERGKSYGSWERRNHNPLEPTPCPDAYCNLVILAVENRDAAEEYCSLICQMFQIIYGHQTIECVDRAGFHHTMPDRYWLQRSDSCLSDSSFSYDPEFSCCSSYDGSQEAFELYYSESSSVSLQESRHSLTSASDPGESNPALLLMHEYMITLRNKLSAVELQQFAVLLREYRLGSNIHHFCSELLQLYGDDHKFLLLGMRPFIPDKDVGVFESFLESIGIREGGILTDSFGRIKRSMSSTSATAMRGRYDNSSHASGSQEFNRRISDIAHDIQALGFQDTHGDIEEEDYYL; this is translated from the exons ATGGACTATGAACCAAAGAAATCCAAAAAG GGTTTTGTCTCCCCCATTAAGCGGTTGGTTTGGTCCAAGTCCCGTCGCAGGTCTGTGGATCGAGGCAGCGTTTACCGCCGCCCGCTGCACACCGTCCCCCTGTATCCCCCCGACTACGTCATCCACCCGGAGAGACTGATCTTCGACTATGTGGAGAAGGAGGTCAAg TTCCTTGGTCACCTGACCTGGGTGTCGGTCACACTGAATCCCTCCAGTCGAGATGAACTCTTACAACTACTGGATACAGCCAGG CAGCTGAAGGTTCTGCCGTTGAGGACCAGTGTGGACCAGGACTGTATTCTGAGTCTGTCCGCTCGTTGTCTCCTGCTGACGTGGAGGGACAACGAGAAGCTGCTGTTGAGGGTTCCAACTCATGAGATCGCTGCTGCCTCCTACCTGAGAGACGACGCACTGCACCTGCTGGTCCTCAAGACGG GTCTGAACGTGGACACTGTGGTTGCCGGGGACGATAGCCTAGACAGGAAAAAGCCGACAGCCATCGATGGGCGACGTCAAACAATGAGCTGCAATGCCGACCCGCGGCCAGCCGGGGGCACAATGGAGCGGCGACACACCATCTGTGGAGTGGACTGGAGGCCGTCACTGTCCAGGAGTAACCACGAGAAAAACCCGAGCGTGGTTACTcctgggggtggagggggggagagagggggaggaggtagtctggagaggaagagggtgggAGGCAGCTGGGAGAGGAGGCAGCAAACACGTAAACCTGGAGGCAGCTGGGAAAACCGCAGGGCGAGGCCTGTGAGCGGGAGctggggggtgggagggggaggagcGGGGAGCTGGGAGAGGAGgcatggaggagggggaggaggaggggggagctgggagaggagaggaggaggaggaggaagctgggaGCGACGGCAGGCCTGCACAGGAAGCTGGGAGCGGGGGAAGAGCTACGGCAGCTGGGAGAGGAGGAACCACAACCCGCTGGAGCCCACGCCCTGTCCGGACGCCTACTGCAACCTGGTGATCCTGGCTGTGGAGAACAGG gacgCTGCAGAGGAATACTGTTCTCTGATTTGTCAGATGTTCCAGATTATTTATGGCCATCAGACCATCGAGTGTGTGGACAGGGCGGGGTTTCACCACACCATGCCGGACCGCTATTGGCTGCAGAGGA gtgACAGTTGTTTGAGCGACAGTTCGTTCAGTTATGATCCAgagttcagctgctgcagctctta tGACGGCTCCCAGGAAGCATTTGAGCTCTACTACAGTGAGAGTtcctcagtgtctctgcagGAGTCTCGTCACAGTCTGACCTCGGCCAGTGACCCCGGAGAAAGTAACCCCGCCCTGCTGCTGATGCACGAGTACATGATCACG ctgAGAAACAAGCTGAgtgcagtggagctgcagcagttcGCTGTGTTACTGAGAGAATACAGACTGGGATCAAACATCCATCACTTTtgctctgagctgctgcagctgtacGGAGACGACCACAAGTTCCTGCTACTGG gcATGCGTCCATTCATCCCAGACAAAGATGTTGGAGTGTTTGAGAGTTTCCTGGAGAGCATTGGGATCCGAGAGGGCGGGATTTTAACCGACAGCTTTGGACGCATCAAACGCAGCATGAGCAGCACATCAGCCACGGCCATGAGAGG CAGGTACGACAACTCCTCTCACGCCTCAGGATCTCAGGAATTCAACCGACGCATCTCGGACATCGCCCACGACATCCAGGCGCTCGGCTTCCAGGACACACACGGAGACATCGAGGAGGAGGACTACTACCTCTGA